ATCCGCGACCATCAATCTACGAACCAGGTAATGCAAACAGCCACTCAAGAACTAACTCAGTTATTTCAACTCCAGTCTTGTTACATTGAAACTTACAATGCTGGTGGAAGTGAAACAACTGTTATCTATGAATACACCACTAGCACCCCGGAATATCAAGGATTAACCCGCCAAGTTGCCGACTTGCCAGAAGTGTATCAGCTATTGTTAGCCAAAAAACATTGGCAATCTTTAGAAATTGTTCCTGGATGGCACCCACAACTAAAGGTTATAACTCAGTTAGCTTGTCCAATCTTTGATAACCAAGGCATTTTGGGTAACTTATGGTTGCATCGACCAAACCAAGAAATGTTTGAGCCACTGGAAATTAGTTTAGTACAACAGGTAGCCAATGAATGTGCGATCGCCCTTCGCCAAGCCAAAACAGCATCCACCACTCAAGCACAAATGCAAACATTAGAACAGCAAGAACGCCGCAAAAACGAATTCTTAAAAACCCTCTCCCATGAACTACGCACACCCATAACCAGCATTAGTCTCGCCGCCCAAACTCTCGAAAGTGTGCTAACCCCAGAAGGCATCCTAGATATCGAAATTGTCCCCCAACTATTGCAGATTTTGCAAAACGAGTGTGGGCGAGAAAGTAAGTTAATCAACGATTTGATGCAGCTTTCTTATCTTGAAACCGAACCAAATATACCCACATTGATCACCATTGACTTACAAACATGGCTACCACCTATTGTTGAGTCCTTTCGTGACCTTTCCCATTGCCAAAAACAAAAATTACACCTCAATATTAATCATCAACTCCCGCCCCTAGAAACAGACATCACCGATTTAGAACGCATAGTCACCGAACTGTTAAGCTATGCTTGCAAAAATACCCCATCAGGTGAAATCATCACCGTCTCGGCTGATTTTACAGTTAATGCAGTGCAACTGAAGATTTGCAATTCCGGCTTAGAAATTCCCGCCAGTGAAATACACCGGATTTTTGAACCATTCTATCGCCTCATGAAAAATGACCCCTGGACATATAGTGGTACAGGCTTAGAAATGGCTTTAGTGCAGAAAATGGTCAAGCATCTAGGCGGTATAATCACAGTAGAGAGTGCAAATCGCCAAACCACCTTCATCATTACATTGCCCAGTTTTGGAATGAGTAATAAGTAATGAGTAATAAGTAATGAGTTATGAGTATTTACTAGGACTTACCCAAGAACTCTCTCAAACTCTTATAACTTCGTTTTCGCCGTTAGGCGTTCTCGTAAGAGTAGCCGAAGAGCGCGTCTACGTCTTCTCATAATTTTGCATCAGTCCTATTTACTCATCACTCATTACTCATCACTCATCAATTACTAGCTATATATTGCAAGGCGGTAATACTAGGTAAAAAACAGTAAGCTCCACCTTTAGTTTTAACAAATCGCTCAAAACTAGTCAGCTTGATAGAAGGTTGGTCGGGAGAGACAGGAATATCGAATTGACTTTGATTACTGTCATTAACACCAAGCAAAGGATCTTGGGCATTTTCAGGCAGAGTAGCAAACTTTCCTTTATTCACCCACTCTTCCATGACAAATTCAAATTGGCGCTCTAGGCTCACACAAATGAATAGTCCTAGTAATCCCCTTTCATAACCATCATTAGGGCAATTAGGGTTATAAGCAGGCCCATAAGGCATTCCCCTACGGAGGAGTCGGTGAATTTTTGTTACCCCTTTTATATTCGCATCACGAGGATTTGTGCGCCGTATGTGTGAACCAATAGGACATTTATATCCTTTTGGGTCTTCCTGAAGATAGTTAAAATTATTAAATTGTTCGTAAGTAATTGGTTTTTCGGGGGGTGAAAGTTGGTCAGCATCTGGAGAAAGGACTAGCGGGACACCATTGCGCCATCGACCACACATTTTAGCTGCTAGTTTTTCTGGCTCAATTTTATCTTTTTGCTCTTGAAGGAACTTTTCAAATCCAGCTACATCCTGTTCCAGCACTCGAAAAGCAGCAAAACTACCATTTAAACCCAACTTATTAGGAGTTGGTATGTAGTAAGGAGCTTTTGGTTCATCTAGTAGGATAAAGTCATAAGCAGGAATCACTGGTTGAGGATCGAGAGATGATGGAAGTCCAGCCTTTGAGGGAACACCTTCTATTTTTGGTTGGGAAATTCCATCGTTGTAACCAAAATGAATGATATCGCTAGGTTTACCTTGCTCATCAGGAAGTTTAGCTCCATCCAAGCAAGATAATTCTTTCAATGCTTGTTTTTCCTGAAAAAGTATTCGCAGTTGATCTGATTGTTGCTCTAATATCTCACTATCTTGAGCATAGAGAGATAGTAAAATATGAGTATTAGATGTTCCTAATCCACCTTTCCAATTTTCAGGAGAGCTTTCTCCAACATCACCTAATTTCTTTGCTATTTCTGGATGATTAGCACCTTTTTTAAAGGAAAGATAATGCTTATCTGAAAAAGATTGATCAACATTTCCAAATTGTAGTGCTTTTAACCCCTCAAAAGTAAATCCAATATTCAAGCAGTAACTCGGTTTTACTTCCCACAATGCAGCAGTAGTAATTTGGGGAATTGATTCATTACCATTTACTAAGTTACCAATAAATTTTTTGGCAGCTTTTGCATCTTGAACCTGAAGGACAAAATGTCTTGCAAAATCCATGTTATAGCCACGGACGATATAACCCTGTATATCACTGAAATCAAGCTGTGTTTGATTTTTACTAATTGTCATATCAACTTTGATTCTTGTTTGATTTCAAAGAGAAATATGCTACTATAGGAATCATGTTTGATTTCTAAAAAAATCAGTACACCCAGATTAAGCTTCTTTCCTACTACCTCCTCCCTGCGTACACAAATAGATTCAGTAATCAAAACGTATCCCTATATTCTTAATATTTAGCTAATCCGAATATCCGTAATACCCTTAGTATTACAGGTCATAAAATTATCACTTCCTTGTGTTAAACCTCATCTAAGTTTGGTTTTCACACCAATAGATGATTATGCTATAAAATCTTAAAAGAATGTTTTTAGGTAAAGATTCTAGCTAATTGCGCTAATATACAACGCTATTTTTTAGAAAACTTTTAAACAGTAAAACTTCTTTTAAAATTATATGAGTAGCCAATTCTTCATCTGTCCTGAATTAGGTTTAGCTGCAAGGAAGTGATAAAAGCGATAATCTTATGATTGAGCTACTAACTGACGGATGTCAACTACATTTAAATTCGGATAAGCACTATACCAGACTTTGACTTCCTGATCATATTTGTGTACATACTGTGCAAAATCTTGAGCATTTTTTTGAACTGGTATTACCTGATCTCCATCTTCTAAATGCTGTAATAGTAAATTAAAAAAATCACCAACTACTGCAACAAAGTCATCAACATATTTTGTAAAATCTCCGTCATAGGCTGTAAAGAGAGCGAATTTAGCATAATACTCTTCTCCTGATTCTGGTGTAACTGGTTCAAGGAACATAAAACGTCCAAAATGTACTGTACCCACTTCATCTAGTGCTGCTCCAAAAGTCCCAGATTCTAAAATTTTCTTGAGAGCTTTATAGTTATCTGCTACTGGTGCTTTGATAGGAGCAACAAAGCTTAATGGACTTTGTTCTGGTTTATTACTCATGCTCATGACTCCTAAGTATTTTCAAAATTTAACGTAAGTGGTTACAAAACTCGCCACATTTATTAGTAGGTGATCTGCACTTTTCTACTTTTTGATGCAGTAATAATAAATTTGAACTTGATAGTGCTGACATAGGTGCATAAAAGCAAACCGATATCTGCGGTACAGACAGCGTTGTTATCCCAGAGCAAATTGTATCCAAACAAATGGACAGAGATTTACGAATTGAATCTCATACTTATTAGTTGGATATGTACACCTAATAGATTTACTGAAATACTACTCAGTAGCAACGTGGTTTTCACACTGTTGCAAGCAATCAACTATCAAGCTGTATTGACTAAATAAACTATATCTTAAGATAGATATATGTCAACTACTTTTAATCTAGATAGATAAGATATCATTATTTTTTAATATTTTCGGCTCTAAAAAGAAGATTATTCCTGACTTCAGAAATCCTAATTCTCTTTTTTGAAAGGCGATCGCCATTTCACATTTGCTGTCTTGACAAGATTCTGTTAGATTAACTACGCTGTAACCCGCTTCCTGATTAACTTTACCTTGGCATCACCCCACAAAAGCTGCTATAATAGGTATTCAGTGCGGGTGACTAGCTCAACGGTAGAGCAGTAGACTCTTAATCTATTGGTTGCGGGTTCAAATCCCTCGTCACCCACTGGCTTTAAAGTGCTGAGTAAACAGACTATTAAGTATGATGTGTTACGCTGTCGCTAACACATCTATGGTAAGGCTAAAGTATTGTAGTAAAAGAAATTCCATCTGCGGTTAATTTGATCCCAATGTCAGTACACTACTAACTGCTAATAGCTGATGCACTAAAGTAGTCGAAGTATCTGTTAGGACTATGTTTATGGTTGAAATACCTGATAACACTAGTACAACAAGGCAAAAGTAAAAGGTTAAAAGGAAAAAGAAAGAATAGTGATACCACAAGCCTTTTAACAATTTCTTATGGTTGGTTTATTTACGCTGACTTGTACTAAATTCCTAGTCAGTACTTTACTATAAAGTCCTATTCACATTAGCAGGAATAGATATAAGGGTGCAGAAGTGTAAAATTTTTGCTCACCTAAACTAATCTAAAATCTCAAATACTAAATTGTATTAGACATTGCTTTAACAAATTGAATCCATAAACAGAGAAAATTAGGCAAGGATTTCCATTGTAAACATAGGTAAGATAATTTAGTGAAAATTGAATTGAAATAATAAATTAAAAAATCAAAATTATTGATGAGAAATTGATGATATTTGGGAACACTAATATCTAAGCGTCTTTAGGATTTGGTGGTATGTTAGCAGTTTCTGGATATCAATTTAGTGAAATACTCTACGATGGCTTGAGAACACTGGTTTATCGTGGATATCGAGAAATTGACAACAAACCAGTAGTAGTGAAATTGCTGAAAAACCCTTATCCGAGTTTTAATGAATTAGTGCAGTTTCGCAATCAATACACGATCGCTAAAAATTTGCATAAACCTGGAATTATCGAAATCTATAGCCTAGAACCTTATCAAAATGGCTATGCGATCGTGATGGAAGATATGGGGGGAATTGCGCTCAAGGATTATTTTACTGCCACAAAACGGCAATCTCCTGAGTTTTTACTAGAGTTTTTAGAAATAGCGATCGCTCTGTGCAGTATATTAGATACGCTCTATCGTGATGGCATCATCCATAAAGATATTAAACCCAGCAATATTGTCATTAATCCCAATACCAAACAAGTAAAAATTATTGACTTTAGTATTGCATCTTTGTTGCCTAGAGAAACTCAAACGCTGATTAATCCTCATATCTTAGAAGGTACATTGGCTTATATTTCTCCCGAACAAACTGGGAGAATGAATCGTTTGATTGATTACCGGACTGATTTTTATTCCTTGGGGGTAACTTTTTATGAGTTACTGACTGGAGAATTACCTTTTCCATCAACCGATGTGATGGAATTGTTGCATTGTCATATTGCCAAAATTCCGCCCGCATTAGTTAACAGTGCAGAAATTCCCCAGGTAGTTTCCGAGATTGTGTTGAAACTGATGGCGAAAAATGCCGAAGACCGCTATCAAAGTGCATTAGGAATCAAGTATGATTTAGAAAATTGTCTAACCCAACTCCACACAACGGGTAGAATTAAAAGTTTTCAAATTGCCCAAAGGGATATTTGCGATCGCTTTATTATTCCTGAAAAACTGTATGGACGTGAACTAGAAGTTGAAACTCTGTTAACCGCATTTGAACGCGTTGCTAACGGTAGCACAGAAATTATGCTAGTGGCGGGTTTTTCGGGAATTGGTAAAACTGCGGTTGTGAATGAAGTTCATAAACCAATTGTTAGACAACGTGGCTATTTTATTAAAGGTAAATTTGACCAATTTAACCGGAATATTCCCTTTTCAGCATTTGTGCAAGCCTTCCGGGATTTGATGGGACAATTACTCACCGAAAGCGATGATAAAATCCAACAATGGCAGCATAAAATTATTGAAGAATTAGGCGAAAATGCCCAGGTAATTCTTGAAGTTATCCCAGAATTAGAACTAATTATTGGTAAACAACCACCTGCACCAGAATTATCAGGTAATGCAGCCCAAAATAGATTTAATTTGCTATTCCAAAAATTTATTAAACTATTCAGCGCCTCAGCACATCCATTGGTGATATTTTTGGATGATTTACAATGGATTGACTCTGCCTCATTACAACTGATGCAATCGTTAATGAGTGAGGCACATCCTGAATATTTACTTCTGATTGGAGCTTATCGAGATAATGAAGTTTCGGCAGCGCATCATTTAATCTTAGCTTTAGATGACATTGCTAAAAATGGCACCACAATTAATACCATCACCCTGAAAGAACTGGACGAATTGAAATTAAATCAGTTAGTAGCTGATACCTTAATTTGTTCAGAAACCTTAGCCTTACCAATTTCACAATTAATTTATCAAAAAACTCAAGGCAATCCCTTTTTTACAACACAATTTCTCAAATCCTTACACCAAGATAAGCTGATTTATTTTAATTATGAGCAAGGACATTGGGAATGTAATATAGCGGCGATTAATCAGCGATCGCTTACTAGCGATGTTGTTGAATTTATGGCACTACAAATCCAAAAATTGCCAGAAACAACACAAGAAATTTTAAAATTAGCTGCTTGTGTCGGCAACCAATTTGATTTAGAAACCTTAGCAATTGTTTCGCAAAAATCACAACCAGAAACGGCAACATCTTTGTGGAGTGCTTTAAAAGCAGGTTTGATTTTACCTCAAAGTGATGTTTACAAGTTTTTCATCAGTTCAGATCATCAAAATATTCATCAAAACACTTCTGAAATTATCACCTATAAATTTTTACACGATCGCATCCAACAAGCCGCTTATTCATTAATACCCGAAGAACACAAACAACGCACCCATTTACATATCGGGCAATTATTGTTAAATAATACTCCTAAAAATCAACGGGAGGAGAAAATATTTGCCATTGTTAATCAACTGAACTGGGGAATTAAATTACTAGCAACAGCCGAACAGCGAGACGAACTAGCACATTTAAATCTCAATGCAGCCCAAAAAGCTAAAGCCTCAACAGCATATAGCGCCGCTTGGGAATACTGCACATTTAGTCTACAGCTTTTACCCGAAAATAGTTGGCAATATCAATATGAGTTTACTTTAAAAGTATATGAAACAGCCATAGAAGCCGCTTATCTCAGTGGTGATTTTCCCGAAATGGAAAGATTATCAGAAGTTTTATTGCAACAAGCCAAGACAATTCTTGACACAATCACAGTTTATGAAGTCAAAACTCAAGCTTTAATTGCCCAAAATCAAGCTTTAGTAGCGATCAAAATAGTGCTGAAAGTTCTACAATTATTAGGTGTAGAATTTCCTGAAAATCCCACACCCAATGATATTGGTGTGGCATTACAAGAAACACAATTAGCTTATCAAGGTCAAGAAATAGAGTCATTAATTAACTTACCATTAATGACTGATCCAGTACAATTAGCAATTTTACGCTTGATATCGAGCATTTTACCGGCAGCTTTTCTTACATCTCCTATTCTTTATGTGTTACTAACATTTAAAGAAGTAAAAATTTCAGTAGAATCTGGTAATCATGCCATTTCTACCCATAGTTATGGCTGTTATGCAGCGATTTTATCTGGTGGGATGGGAAATAGTGAAACTGGTTATAAGTTTGGTCAACTTGCATTAGATTTATTGCACAAGCTAAATATTAAAGAACTGCAATGTAAAGTTAATGCTATGGTTTATGGCTTTATTAAACATTGGCAAGATGCTTTAAGTACAACTTTAAAACCTCTGCGTGATGCTTATACTATTGGCTTAGAAACTGGAGATTTTCAATTTGCCGGATATAGCGCAGTTATGCACTGTGCATTTGCATATTTTGGTGGAATAGAAAAGGATTTATCAGAATTGCAACAAGAAGTATTAGCTTTTCACGATTCTCTTTATCAAATCAAGCAAAATACTTCTGTTTATTATTTAAAAATGTTGCAACAGGCACTACAAGATTGCCAAACTGGTAGAAGTTCATCACCATACTTACAAGGAGAGTTTTTTGATGAACAAATTATTTTATCCCAGTATATAGAATCTAATGATCGCTTGGGTTTATTTTACATCAATTTTCATAAATTATTTTTAAATTATTTATTGGGAGACTATCAACAAGCAATTGTTGATGCTGCTGCAACTGCACAATATTTAGATGGGGCTGTTGGGTTTCCTTATATTCCTCTATTTTATTTTTATGATTCTTTAGCACACATAGAGGTATACAAGGAAAAGCCTCATCTGGAGTTGGATGAGTTACTGAAAAAAATAGCTGAAAATCAGCAAAAAATGAAAAATTGGGCTGATAAAGCGCCAATGAATTATTTACACAAATTTGAGTTAGTGTCGGCTGAATGTCATCAATTACTTAATAATTACTGGGAAGCAATAGAAAGTTATGATCGGGCAATTGAGGGCGCTAAAAATAATGGCTATATCTGCGAAGCTGCACTAGCAAATGAACTTTTAGCTAGATTTTATCTAAAGTTGAATAAAGAAAATGCTGCCCAAGGATATATACAAGCCGCATATTATGGCTATGCACGCTGGGGCGCAAAAGCTAAAACCGACGACTTAGAAAGGCGCTACCCGCAACTCCTAAAACCTATCCAACAACAGCAAAGACTCAACTTCAATCCATTAGAAACTATTGCGACTATTGCTCAAACATCTACTAGTAATAGTACTAATATTACTGATGCTATAGATTTTGTATCTGTCCTCAAAGCTGCTCAAACTATTTCCAGTACGATTGAATTAGATGAACTTATCGCCGGGTTAACTGAAATTATTTTAGAAAATTCTGGGGCAAAAAAAGCAGTACTGATTCTCCCGGAAGAAAATGGTATTTGGCAAGTCAAAGCAATTACTAAAATTAATCGTCAAGCAAGTTCTCAAGGGAAAATAGAAACTACAATTAACCCCCAATCAATAGAGACTTGCCTAGAG
This portion of the Aulosira sp. FACHB-615 genome encodes:
- a CDS encoding AAA family ATPase, which encodes MLAVSGYQFSEILYDGLRTLVYRGYREIDNKPVVVKLLKNPYPSFNELVQFRNQYTIAKNLHKPGIIEIYSLEPYQNGYAIVMEDMGGIALKDYFTATKRQSPEFLLEFLEIAIALCSILDTLYRDGIIHKDIKPSNIVINPNTKQVKIIDFSIASLLPRETQTLINPHILEGTLAYISPEQTGRMNRLIDYRTDFYSLGVTFYELLTGELPFPSTDVMELLHCHIAKIPPALVNSAEIPQVVSEIVLKLMAKNAEDRYQSALGIKYDLENCLTQLHTTGRIKSFQIAQRDICDRFIIPEKLYGRELEVETLLTAFERVANGSTEIMLVAGFSGIGKTAVVNEVHKPIVRQRGYFIKGKFDQFNRNIPFSAFVQAFRDLMGQLLTESDDKIQQWQHKIIEELGENAQVILEVIPELELIIGKQPPAPELSGNAAQNRFNLLFQKFIKLFSASAHPLVIFLDDLQWIDSASLQLMQSLMSEAHPEYLLLIGAYRDNEVSAAHHLILALDDIAKNGTTINTITLKELDELKLNQLVADTLICSETLALPISQLIYQKTQGNPFFTTQFLKSLHQDKLIYFNYEQGHWECNIAAINQRSLTSDVVEFMALQIQKLPETTQEILKLAACVGNQFDLETLAIVSQKSQPETATSLWSALKAGLILPQSDVYKFFISSDHQNIHQNTSEIITYKFLHDRIQQAAYSLIPEEHKQRTHLHIGQLLLNNTPKNQREEKIFAIVNQLNWGIKLLATAEQRDELAHLNLNAAQKAKASTAYSAAWEYCTFSLQLLPENSWQYQYEFTLKVYETAIEAAYLSGDFPEMERLSEVLLQQAKTILDTITVYEVKTQALIAQNQALVAIKIVLKVLQLLGVEFPENPTPNDIGVALQETQLAYQGQEIESLINLPLMTDPVQLAILRLISSILPAAFLTSPILYVLLTFKEVKISVESGNHAISTHSYGCYAAILSGGMGNSETGYKFGQLALDLLHKLNIKELQCKVNAMVYGFIKHWQDALSTTLKPLRDAYTIGLETGDFQFAGYSAVMHCAFAYFGGIEKDLSELQQEVLAFHDSLYQIKQNTSVYYLKMLQQALQDCQTGRSSSPYLQGEFFDEQIILSQYIESNDRLGLFYINFHKLFLNYLLGDYQQAIVDAAATAQYLDGAVGFPYIPLFYFYDSLAHIEVYKEKPHLELDELLKKIAENQQKMKNWADKAPMNYLHKFELVSAECHQLLNNYWEAIESYDRAIEGAKNNGYICEAALANELLARFYLKLNKENAAQGYIQAAYYGYARWGAKAKTDDLERRYPQLLKPIQQQQRLNFNPLETIATIAQTSTSNSTNITDAIDFVSVLKAAQTISSTIELDELIAGLTEIILENSGAKKAVLILPEENGIWQVKAITKINRQASSQGKIETTINPQSIETCLEIPATLINYVKNTQKTVVIDNCKTDIPGIIGEYMQTFKPGSVLGKPIIYHGHLVGIVYLENKLTSGVFHSDRLEIIQMLSAQAAISLENARLYRESQEKAQLLQQTLQQQKTLFEVVTQIRQSLNLEAIFCAVTQNIRQILHTDRVGIYQFHLETNYEYGEFIAEDVLPSFTSALAVKVQDHCFGEEFATLYKQGRYCAIDDINTDAVVDCHREILVKFQVKASLVVPIMQDDELWGLLCIHQCDRPRHWQPFEIQFAQQIGAQMGVALKQADLLIETQKQATELEQTLQHLQHTQIQLVQHEKMSALGNLVSGVAHEMNNPLGFISASLAQAKPMLADIIQHLNLYQESLNPPNPNIIKHAQEIDLDYTLEDIPQMISAMILACDRLKSISTSLRTFSRADRDCKALFNIHEGIDSTILILKHRLKANNQRPAIAVITDYGDLPNIECFPGQLNQVFMNILANAIDALDESNDGRKFAEIEAKPNQIKITTSVVEQQVIISIADNGKGMMAEVKQKIFDHLFTTKGVGKGTGLGLAIARQIVEETHNGKLICNSVLGEGTEFILHLPV
- a CDS encoding GAF domain-containing protein: MNLNPGESTVELKQQLHSQILFDPELAKHSGSEQFLLSIYNSVQTSIFIVDVLDDGDFRYVALNPTHERWIGISSENLKGKKPEDILSPDDAANVRQHYADCVRFGKTISYEQCLQFQGVATWWSTTLTPLRDANSRIYRLIGTSSNITPVKQVAQAKEIQTAQEQLLEAIAQWIRESLDLDTLLHQLVKELRHCLGCDRILVYCMQPDETNVVIAESTVTPNSCLGQKFPDPSLIGKYQERSGRSCIQIIEDIYTAGLHPDQVNLLESWPIRANLVVPIWSQQKLWGLITAQHCHQPHQWQEIEIDLLKQLANQIGIAVHQAKLQEQVQHLQTQLELQKQQANNFQTLVCRITEQIRDHQSTNQVMQTATQELTQLFQLQSCYIETYNAGGSETTVIYEYTTSTPEYQGLTRQVADLPEVYQLLLAKKHWQSLEIVPGWHPQLKVITQLACPIFDNQGILGNLWLHRPNQEMFEPLEISLVQQVANECAIALRQAKTASTTQAQMQTLEQQERRKNEFLKTLSHELRTPITSISLAAQTLESVLTPEGILDIEIVPQLLQILQNECGRESKLINDLMQLSYLETEPNIPTLITIDLQTWLPPIVESFRDLSHCQKQKLHLNINHQLPPLETDITDLERIVTELLSYACKNTPSGEIITVSADFTVNAVQLKICNSGLEIPASEIHRIFEPFYRLMKNDPWTYSGTGLEMALVQKMVKHLGGIITVESANRQTTFIITLPSFGMSNK
- a CDS encoding Dyp-type peroxidase gives rise to the protein MTISKNQTQLDFSDIQGYIVRGYNMDFARHFVLQVQDAKAAKKFIGNLVNGNESIPQITTAALWEVKPSYCLNIGFTFEGLKALQFGNVDQSFSDKHYLSFKKGANHPEIAKKLGDVGESSPENWKGGLGTSNTHILLSLYAQDSEILEQQSDQLRILFQEKQALKELSCLDGAKLPDEQGKPSDIIHFGYNDGISQPKIEGVPSKAGLPSSLDPQPVIPAYDFILLDEPKAPYYIPTPNKLGLNGSFAAFRVLEQDVAGFEKFLQEQKDKIEPEKLAAKMCGRWRNGVPLVLSPDADQLSPPEKPITYEQFNNFNYLQEDPKGYKCPIGSHIRRTNPRDANIKGVTKIHRLLRRGMPYGPAYNPNCPNDGYERGLLGLFICVSLERQFEFVMEEWVNKGKFATLPENAQDPLLGVNDSNQSQFDIPVSPDQPSIKLTSFERFVKTKGGAYCFLPSITALQYIASN